In the Leifsonia sp. 466MF genome, one interval contains:
- a CDS encoding dihydrofolate reductase family protein translates to MGKLTAAMFMTLDGYTETTDGELISPDWSDDMQQYWSGANAHEGQTLLYGRVAYEFNAGYWPTAAADENNPEDYRAFARTMNSLPKVVVSDTVENPGWNTTVARGPLPDVVARLKHDIDGEIVAVGGLSVVESLVSAGLVDRYRLLLMPRLAGSGRSVFASGGPGADLELVSSRTMDTGALLVEYVARG, encoded by the coding sequence ATGGGAAAACTCACCGCCGCCATGTTCATGACCCTCGACGGCTACACCGAGACCACGGACGGCGAACTGATCTCACCGGACTGGTCGGATGACATGCAGCAGTACTGGTCCGGCGCGAACGCGCACGAGGGCCAGACGCTCCTCTACGGCCGCGTCGCCTACGAGTTCAACGCCGGCTACTGGCCCACCGCGGCCGCCGACGAGAACAACCCGGAGGACTACCGCGCCTTCGCCCGCACGATGAACAGCCTCCCGAAGGTCGTCGTCTCCGACACCGTCGAGAACCCCGGCTGGAACACCACCGTTGCCCGGGGTCCCCTCCCCGACGTCGTCGCCCGCCTCAAGCACGACATCGACGGCGAGATCGTCGCCGTCGGAGGTCTCTCCGTGGTCGAGTCGCTCGTGTCGGCGGGGCTCGTCGACCGCTACCGCCTGCTCCTGATGCCCCGCCTGGCCGGAAGCGGGCGATCGGTGTTCGCGTCCGGTGGTCCGGGTGCCGACCTGGAGCTGGTGTCGTCGCGGACGATGGACACGGGGGCGCTGCTGGTGGAGTACGTGGCGCGGGGGTGA
- a CDS encoding MFS transporter, with protein sequence MTATTLTTTTPTTGRTARPRLITRPLLLRFVSIVACSVGFFLPLAVVPLLAESASPVAGGLANGALLGATVAGELVSPWLMQRLGARAVLAVGLILLGAPTFLLLASSSVPALVAVGVLRGLGFALAIVAGGAVTAALVPAERRGEGLAVAGLVSAVPSLIALPLGVTLTAAAGPALVFWIAGAAPLLALATVAGLPGRSLRPASPVEAASAGILAGLRSPSILRPALVFAASAAVAGVVVTCVPGALSGGTVAFGPTLLLVQPATTAVGRWVAGRFGDRVGHRRLFVPGILLSAAGMAALAATSNIMLLLAGAALFGLGFGALQNATIADMYANADERQFGTVSALWNAGYDGGMAVGALAVSALAALIGSPLAFLILALALPLALALVRRHRAA encoded by the coding sequence ATGACCGCGACGACACTCACCACCACCACCCCGACCACCGGCCGCACCGCCCGGCCGCGGCTGATCACCCGCCCGCTGCTGCTGCGCTTCGTGTCGATCGTGGCGTGCTCGGTGGGGTTCTTCCTCCCGCTGGCCGTCGTGCCGCTGCTCGCCGAGTCGGCCTCGCCGGTCGCCGGCGGCCTGGCGAACGGCGCACTGCTCGGGGCGACCGTCGCGGGCGAACTGGTCTCGCCCTGGCTGATGCAGCGGCTGGGCGCTCGCGCGGTGCTCGCCGTCGGTCTCATCCTGCTCGGGGCTCCGACCTTCCTGCTGCTCGCCTCCTCCTCCGTCCCCGCGCTCGTCGCGGTCGGGGTGCTGCGCGGCCTCGGCTTCGCCCTCGCCATCGTGGCGGGTGGTGCCGTGACGGCCGCGCTAGTCCCCGCGGAGCGTCGCGGTGAGGGGCTGGCCGTCGCCGGCCTGGTCAGCGCCGTCCCGTCGCTGATCGCGTTGCCGCTCGGCGTGACACTGACCGCCGCGGCCGGACCGGCTCTGGTGTTCTGGATCGCCGGTGCCGCGCCGCTGCTGGCGCTCGCGACCGTCGCCGGGTTGCCCGGACGGTCGCTCCGCCCTGCATCTCCGGTCGAGGCCGCCTCGGCCGGCATCCTCGCCGGCCTGCGTTCGCCGTCGATCCTCCGCCCGGCGCTCGTCTTCGCCGCTTCCGCCGCCGTGGCCGGTGTCGTCGTCACCTGCGTCCCCGGCGCGCTGTCCGGCGGCACCGTCGCCTTCGGCCCGACGCTGCTGCTGGTGCAGCCCGCCACCACGGCTGTCGGCCGCTGGGTCGCCGGCCGGTTCGGCGACCGCGTGGGCCACCGTCGCCTCTTCGTCCCCGGCATTCTGCTCTCGGCGGCGGGGATGGCCGCGCTGGCCGCGACCTCGAACATCATGCTTCTGCTCGCCGGCGCAGCCCTCTTCGGCCTCGGCTTCGGCGCTCTGCAGAACGCGACGATCGCCGACATGTACGCCAACGCCGACGAGCGCCAGTTCGGGACCGTCAGCGCCCTCTGGAACGCCGGCTACGACGGCGGAATGGCCGTCGGCGCCCTCGCCGTCAGCGCGCTGGCCGCCCTTATCGGCAGCCCGCTCGCCTTCCTCATCCTCGCGCTGGCCCTCCCGCTCGCGCTCGCCCTGGTCCGCCGGCACCGCGCCGCCTGA
- the pdxR gene encoding MocR-like pyridoxine biosynthesis transcription factor PdxR, translating to MAVEWSNSSPELLVQLDRESAEPLRSQLQTQLRVAIQAGRLSAGERLPSSRDFARSLGVARGTVQDCYEQLRSEGYLVAQTGSATRVADLRVEPAEATAPGAPIPTPDPHPPRRWLADFASGVPDLGTVPRDDWTWALREATRTAPNAAFDYGDPRGDADLRTVVASYLRRVRGMSAHPHQVVVCAGFAQGIALTFRALADRGMTRVAVEDPGSIGTVTRAAEAAGGTAVPVAVDDSGIDVDALDASGARIVVLTPAHQWPTGVVLAPERRHALIAWAERRDAVIVEDDYDAEFRYDREPVGSLQGLAPDRVVTLGTVSKSLAPALRLGWAVAPVPLVDALTAAKEAADRGAPTLDQVALARLIESGRYDRHLRRMRALYGARRDALAAALREAAPHIPLTGLAAGFHAVAHLRDGADEPAVIAAAAERGVRLYGMSTYRSTRSSHPPQLVFGFGNTSVEEIRDGIAVVADLLR from the coding sequence ATGGCGGTGGAGTGGTCCAATTCGAGTCCCGAGCTGCTGGTCCAGCTCGACCGGGAGTCGGCCGAGCCGCTGCGGTCGCAGCTCCAGACCCAGCTGCGGGTCGCCATTCAGGCCGGGCGACTGAGCGCGGGGGAGCGGCTGCCCTCGTCGCGCGACTTCGCCCGCAGCCTCGGCGTCGCCCGCGGCACGGTGCAGGACTGCTACGAGCAGCTGCGATCGGAGGGGTACCTCGTCGCCCAGACCGGATCGGCCACCCGGGTCGCCGACCTGCGCGTCGAGCCGGCCGAGGCGACGGCCCCCGGCGCACCGATACCGACGCCCGACCCTCACCCGCCGCGCCGCTGGCTCGCCGACTTCGCCTCCGGCGTCCCCGACCTCGGCACCGTCCCGCGCGACGACTGGACGTGGGCCCTGCGCGAGGCCACCCGCACCGCCCCGAACGCCGCCTTCGACTACGGCGACCCCCGAGGGGATGCGGACCTCCGAACCGTCGTCGCCTCCTACCTCCGCCGGGTGCGCGGCATGAGCGCGCATCCACACCAGGTCGTCGTCTGCGCAGGGTTCGCACAGGGCATCGCGCTGACGTTCCGTGCGCTCGCCGACCGCGGGATGACACGGGTCGCGGTCGAGGACCCCGGCTCGATCGGCACGGTCACCCGGGCGGCGGAAGCGGCGGGCGGGACGGCGGTGCCGGTCGCGGTCGACGATTCGGGGATCGATGTGGATGCGCTGGACGCGAGCGGCGCACGCATCGTCGTGCTCACCCCGGCGCACCAGTGGCCGACCGGCGTCGTGCTCGCGCCGGAGCGCCGCCACGCGCTCATCGCCTGGGCCGAGCGCCGCGACGCCGTGATCGTCGAAGACGACTACGACGCCGAGTTCCGCTACGACCGGGAGCCGGTCGGATCGCTGCAGGGACTCGCGCCTGACCGCGTCGTCACGCTCGGCACGGTCAGCAAGTCGCTCGCGCCGGCCCTGAGGCTCGGCTGGGCCGTCGCACCCGTGCCCCTGGTCGACGCTCTGACGGCGGCGAAGGAGGCGGCCGACCGCGGTGCGCCGACGCTCGACCAGGTCGCGCTCGCCCGGCTCATCGAGTCCGGACGCTATGACCGGCACCTGCGGCGGATGCGCGCACTGTACGGAGCACGGCGGGATGCGCTCGCAGCGGCGTTGCGGGAGGCTGCTCCGCACATCCCGCTCACCGGTCTCGCGGCGGGATTCCACGCGGTCGCGCACCTACGGGACGGTGCCGACGAGCCGGCCGTGATCGCGGCGGCCGCAGAGCGGGGAGTCCGGCTGTACGGGATGAGCACCTACCGCTCGACGCGCAGCTCGCATCCACCGCAGCTCGTGTTCGGCTTCGGCAACACGTCCGTCGAGGAGATCCGCGATGGGATCGCGGTGGTCGCCGACCTGCTGAGGTGA
- a CDS encoding LuxR C-terminal-related transcriptional regulator, protein MPDHRLAPVHAVDRPALFELLDVGVRGPLTVIIAPAGSGKTVLLSQWTASRPDLAVAWFHATRADRDVTHFARRLAADLAAAHPAVAEVRPAAEATGGLGESYLEALVGALAEAGVEIVIVIDDVHVLLPELVDDLSNLADRLPPNAHLVLASRSDAGMRLTHHRLQHALVEIRQHQLTFADDETEDLLGRLTGSAVDLRTAATVRQHTDGWAAGVQLAGLTLRSRPGEDLVASLAESDRLIVDYLGEEVLDAQSPERREALLRLSVADDLHPDLVPILTEADLGVDLLGRLERESMFLSALPEKPGWFAFHALFRKLMRMRLRAEHPGLERTLLVRVADWSRGRGDTATAVEALLRAQAWDDAMELVLTSGREAFERGYVATVARWLGTVPDDIRRTSVDAEIVYAITYGMTGRAREAAEFLRSVAARSDVDPGRRAVALAWLGVTVQFNPPAETAYEEAASAVALLLADPDLTLPDLLQLNRRDLLLAISLVAAGRAQLFLGNLDESQEWIERMLNSAGGQYTPYRIHALGSLAVADAFSGRLVRAAARADEALRLAEESALLDHPATGDAHIALALVAARRGRPGSGALSLREGVLRASWNARLQLLWLAVLAERLGLPPDAEPEVADPVTEAPPIVQMELDALRLRHARLAGQPEPAHDSPAAWSAVAFEEIVGRLTRGDVSGAGRRLDELPAAGPSASIVERVEREVARGWFLAASGDRPGSELHLARALAVAEPEGLIDVFVRAGRPVAGLVEALPGAPDAFRREVVRLAGLVVSTRPDELPDPLTRRELAILAYLPTRMSNAEIAARGYVSLNTVKTHIARIYRKLDVQSRAAAVDRAAELGLLEPLDLVDER, encoded by the coding sequence ATGCCAGACCATCGCCTCGCCCCCGTGCACGCGGTCGACCGCCCCGCGTTGTTCGAGTTGCTGGATGTCGGCGTCCGCGGCCCCTTGACGGTCATCATCGCCCCGGCCGGGTCCGGGAAGACTGTGCTGCTGTCCCAGTGGACGGCCTCGCGCCCCGATCTCGCGGTCGCGTGGTTCCATGCGACGCGGGCCGACCGCGATGTCACGCATTTCGCCCGCCGCTTGGCGGCCGACCTCGCCGCCGCGCATCCCGCCGTGGCCGAGGTGCGCCCGGCCGCCGAGGCGACCGGCGGCCTCGGCGAGAGCTACCTCGAGGCGCTCGTAGGCGCCCTAGCGGAGGCGGGTGTGGAGATCGTGATCGTCATCGACGACGTCCACGTGCTCCTGCCCGAACTGGTGGACGACCTGTCGAACCTGGCCGACCGCCTCCCGCCGAACGCCCACCTCGTGCTCGCCTCCCGCTCGGACGCCGGGATGCGGCTGACCCACCACCGTCTACAGCACGCGCTGGTCGAGATCCGGCAGCACCAGCTGACCTTCGCCGACGACGAGACGGAGGACCTGCTCGGGCGGCTCACCGGCTCCGCGGTCGACCTCCGCACCGCCGCGACCGTCCGCCAGCACACCGACGGCTGGGCCGCGGGCGTCCAGCTTGCGGGGCTCACCCTGCGTTCGCGTCCGGGCGAGGATCTGGTGGCCAGTCTCGCGGAGTCCGACCGGTTGATCGTCGACTATCTGGGCGAGGAGGTGCTCGACGCGCAATCGCCCGAGCGGCGCGAGGCCCTCCTGCGGCTGTCCGTCGCCGACGATCTGCACCCCGACCTGGTGCCCATCCTGACGGAGGCGGACCTCGGTGTGGACCTGCTCGGCAGGCTGGAGCGGGAGTCGATGTTCCTCTCCGCTCTTCCGGAGAAGCCCGGCTGGTTCGCCTTCCACGCGCTGTTCCGGAAACTGATGCGGATGCGCCTGCGAGCCGAGCATCCCGGCCTCGAGCGGACGCTGCTGGTGCGCGTCGCCGACTGGTCGCGCGGGCGCGGGGACACCGCGACGGCCGTCGAGGCGCTGCTGCGCGCCCAGGCCTGGGACGACGCGATGGAGCTGGTCCTCACCTCCGGCCGGGAGGCATTCGAGCGCGGCTATGTCGCGACGGTCGCTCGGTGGCTCGGGACGGTCCCGGACGACATCCGGCGGACGTCGGTGGATGCGGAGATCGTCTACGCGATCACGTACGGGATGACGGGACGCGCGCGGGAGGCCGCCGAGTTTCTCCGCAGTGTCGCCGCGCGGTCGGACGTCGACCCCGGGCGCCGCGCGGTCGCGCTGGCGTGGCTGGGCGTCACCGTGCAGTTCAACCCGCCGGCGGAGACCGCCTACGAGGAGGCGGCGAGCGCCGTGGCGCTCCTTCTCGCCGACCCCGATCTGACCCTGCCGGACCTGCTCCAGTTGAACCGCCGTGACCTGCTGCTCGCGATCTCGCTGGTGGCCGCCGGACGCGCGCAGCTGTTCCTCGGCAACCTGGACGAGTCGCAGGAGTGGATCGAACGGATGCTGAACTCGGCGGGCGGGCAGTACACGCCGTACCGCATCCACGCGCTCGGAAGCCTGGCCGTGGCCGACGCCTTCAGCGGGCGACTCGTGCGCGCCGCCGCCCGGGCCGACGAGGCCCTGCGCCTGGCCGAGGAGTCCGCGCTGCTCGACCATCCGGCGACCGGGGATGCGCACATCGCGCTCGCGCTCGTCGCCGCCCGGCGCGGAAGACCGGGTTCCGGCGCGCTGTCGCTGCGGGAGGGTGTGCTCCGCGCTTCCTGGAACGCCCGGCTGCAATTGCTGTGGCTGGCCGTGCTGGCCGAGCGGCTGGGGCTGCCGCCCGACGCGGAGCCCGAGGTCGCCGATCCCGTCACCGAGGCGCCGCCGATCGTGCAGATGGAGTTGGATGCGCTGCGCCTCCGTCATGCCCGGCTCGCCGGACAGCCGGAGCCGGCGCACGACTCTCCGGCCGCGTGGTCGGCGGTCGCCTTCGAGGAGATCGTCGGACGGCTGACGCGCGGCGACGTGTCGGGTGCCGGGCGCCGCCTCGACGAGCTGCCGGCCGCCGGACCGTCCGCGTCGATCGTCGAGCGCGTCGAGCGGGAGGTCGCACGGGGATGGTTCCTCGCCGCCTCGGGCGACCGTCCCGGCTCGGAGCTGCACCTGGCTCGCGCGCTGGCCGTCGCCGAGCCGGAGGGTCTGATCGACGTCTTCGTGCGCGCCGGCCGACCCGTCGCCGGACTGGTCGAGGCGCTGCCCGGCGCGCCCGACGCCTTCCGCCGCGAGGTCGTCCGCCTCGCAGGGCTGGTCGTGAGCACCCGGCCCGACGAATTGCCGGACCCGCTCACCCGTCGCGAGCTGGCCATCCTCGCCTACCTGCCGACACGCATGTCCAACGCCGAGATCGCGGCCCGGGGCTACGTGTCGCTGAACACCGTGAAGACCCACATCGCGCGCATCTACCGCAAGCTCGACGTGCAGTCGCGCGCGGCCGCGGTCGACCGTGCGGCGGAGCTCGGCCTGCTGGAGCCGCTGGACCTGGTCGACGAACGCTGA
- a CDS encoding FAD-dependent monooxygenase, with protein MGSDVFDVIISGGGPTGMMLASELRLHGVEVLVLERDVEPTTAVRSLGLHPRSIEIMDSRGLLDRFLAAGTTYPGGGRFAGIPSPRPVHLDTAHDYILGMPQPVTDRIIAERAAELGAQIRRGEEVVGFSQTADGMDVELASGERVRGRWLVGCDGGRSLVRRTLGIGFPGEAATTEWILGEVQATASAEEIAAVSEEVRKTHRGFGIGPNGEGLYRAVVPAASVSEDRSVPPTLDEFRTQLRAYAGTDFGIHSPRSITRFTDATRLAERYRVGRVLIAGDAAHIHPPLGGQGLNLGIQDAFNLGWKLAAEVGGWAPDGLLDTYFGERHPAAEDVLTITRAQSELISPEPGPQAVRRLLTELMDVDGVGEFFGAKVAGIAVRYDVGEVDAVSDGGGLLGRRLRDVRLSRGRLYEHLHDGRGLLLDQTGTLSVAGWAGRVDLVSDVSGDLDAPAVLLRPDGHVVWVGNSQEELEVRLARWFGVA; from the coding sequence ATGGGTTCTGACGTGTTCGACGTGATCATCAGCGGGGGCGGACCGACGGGGATGATGCTGGCGAGCGAGCTGCGCCTGCACGGCGTGGAGGTGCTGGTGCTGGAGCGCGACGTGGAGCCGACGACCGCGGTCCGGTCGCTCGGCCTGCACCCGCGCAGCATCGAGATCATGGACTCGCGTGGGCTGCTCGACCGCTTCCTCGCGGCCGGCACGACCTACCCCGGCGGCGGACGGTTCGCCGGCATCCCGAGCCCACGGCCGGTGCACCTCGACACGGCGCACGACTACATCCTCGGGATGCCGCAGCCCGTCACCGACCGCATCATCGCCGAGCGCGCGGCCGAGCTGGGCGCGCAGATCCGCCGCGGCGAGGAGGTCGTCGGGTTCTCGCAGACCGCTGACGGGATGGATGTCGAGCTCGCGTCGGGCGAGCGGGTGCGCGGACGCTGGCTGGTCGGCTGCGACGGAGGACGCAGCCTGGTGCGACGGACGCTCGGGATCGGCTTCCCCGGCGAGGCGGCGACCACCGAGTGGATCCTCGGCGAGGTCCAGGCGACCGCGTCTGCGGAGGAGATCGCCGCCGTCTCCGAGGAGGTGCGGAAGACGCACCGCGGCTTCGGGATCGGGCCCAACGGCGAGGGGCTCTACCGAGCGGTCGTTCCGGCGGCATCCGTGTCGGAGGACCGGTCGGTGCCGCCGACGCTCGACGAGTTCCGGACGCAGCTGCGGGCGTACGCGGGGACCGATTTCGGCATCCACTCGCCTCGCTCGATCACGCGGTTCACCGACGCGACGCGGCTCGCGGAGCGGTACCGCGTCGGGCGGGTGCTGATCGCGGGCGACGCTGCGCACATCCACCCGCCGCTTGGAGGGCAGGGACTGAACCTCGGCATCCAGGACGCCTTCAACCTCGGCTGGAAGCTGGCCGCGGAGGTCGGGGGATGGGCGCCGGACGGGCTGCTCGACACCTACTTCGGCGAGCGGCACCCGGCAGCGGAGGACGTGCTCACCATTACGCGGGCGCAGAGCGAGCTGATCTCGCCGGAGCCCGGGCCGCAGGCGGTGCGGCGGCTGCTGACCGAGCTGATGGATGTGGACGGGGTGGGGGAGTTCTTCGGCGCAAAGGTCGCCGGGATCGCGGTGCGGTACGACGTAGGGGAGGTGGACGCGGTCTCGGACGGGGGCGGGCTGCTCGGGCGGCGGCTGCGTGACGTCCGGCTGTCGCGCGGGCGGCTGTACGAGCACCTCCATGACGGACGCGGGCTGCTGCTCGACCAGACGGGAACGCTCAGCGTCGCGGGATGGGCGGGCCGGGTCGATCTCGTGTCTGACGTCAGTGGCGACCTGGATGCGCCGGCGGTGCTGCTGCGGCCCGACGGGCACGTGGTCTGGGTCGGGAACTCGCAGGAGGAGCTGGAGGTTCGGCTGGCGCGCTGGTTCGGGGTCGCGTGA
- a CDS encoding class I SAM-dependent methyltransferase, whose product MTDDAVTADEHLRAVRERFDDRAPTYDESAMHRNLAAAVAGFADLTGVDAVLDVATGTGLVLRALRDRGFAGSATGVDLSPRMIAEARSHLPDAELFEADATRLPLGDGTFDLVTCVTGLQLFPHPVAAIAEWARVLRPGGHAVTATFLTFDPSKHRSAPPQAFIDHAPFDSVEHLADTVEAAGFRIARTTTWTDGADELLIAELTLRTP is encoded by the coding sequence GTGACCGATGATGCCGTGACCGCTGACGAACACCTCCGGGCCGTGCGCGAACGCTTCGACGACCGCGCGCCGACGTACGACGAAAGCGCCATGCACCGCAACCTCGCCGCTGCCGTCGCTGGCTTCGCCGACCTGACCGGGGTGGATGCGGTGCTCGACGTCGCCACCGGCACCGGCCTGGTGCTCCGCGCCCTCCGTGACCGCGGCTTCGCGGGAAGCGCCACCGGTGTGGACCTCTCGCCGCGCATGATCGCCGAGGCCCGCTCGCACCTCCCCGACGCCGAACTCTTCGAGGCGGATGCGACCCGCCTGCCGCTGGGCGACGGCACGTTCGACCTCGTGACGTGCGTCACCGGACTCCAGCTGTTCCCGCATCCCGTCGCCGCGATCGCCGAGTGGGCGCGGGTCCTCCGCCCCGGCGGGCATGCCGTCACGGCGACGTTCCTCACCTTCGATCCGTCGAAGCACCGCTCCGCCCCACCGCAGGCGTTCATCGACCACGCCCCGTTCGACTCCGTCGAGCACCTCGCCGACACCGTGGAGGCCGCCGGCTTCCGCATCGCCCGCACCACAACGTGGACGGACGGCGCCGACGAGCTCCTCATCGCCGAACTGACCCTCCGCACCCCCTGA
- a CDS encoding epoxide hydrolase family protein has product MEFRIEVPQTVLDDLRLRLEATILPEPTPGPEWSNGIPPRVLAALVDRWRTGYDWRAFERRVNEYEQRMVQVEGSDVHVVRLPARRASGLPIVLTHGWPYSFASMLDLADLLAEDRDVVVPSLPGYGYSAALPEPFSAQGVARRWNTLMTSELGYDRFLTYGEDVGAGVSDWLAGTHPESVAGIVATHASFSARSRPGIDLTEEETAFLRSVARPEESGYAHLQGTRPDTLAAALLDSPSGLLAWIAEKVAAWSDGDGLEHFDVDDVLINVALYWVTRSIGTSFRPYRESPDDDDLHPQIEVPAAIVIQRHEAAYPRSLAEKSYTDIRSFERLERGGHFTAWEAPEAVARTVRELEMNIRNS; this is encoded by the coding sequence ATGGAGTTCCGCATCGAGGTGCCGCAGACCGTGCTCGACGACCTCCGGCTCCGGCTGGAGGCGACCATCCTGCCCGAGCCGACGCCGGGCCCGGAGTGGTCGAACGGCATCCCGCCGCGAGTGCTGGCGGCGCTGGTCGACCGGTGGCGGACGGGGTACGACTGGCGCGCCTTCGAGCGGCGGGTCAACGAATACGAGCAGCGGATGGTGCAGGTCGAGGGCTCCGACGTTCACGTCGTGCGCCTCCCGGCCCGCCGCGCGTCCGGCCTCCCGATCGTCCTCACCCACGGTTGGCCGTACTCGTTCGCCTCGATGCTCGACCTCGCCGATCTGCTCGCCGAAGACCGCGACGTCGTCGTCCCGTCACTGCCCGGGTACGGCTACTCGGCGGCGCTGCCCGAGCCCTTCTCCGCCCAGGGCGTGGCTCGCCGGTGGAACACGCTGATGACATCCGAGTTGGGATACGACCGCTTTCTGACCTACGGAGAGGATGTCGGCGCGGGCGTGAGCGACTGGCTGGCGGGGACGCATCCCGAGTCGGTCGCCGGAATCGTCGCCACGCATGCCTCTTTCTCTGCGCGTTCCCGGCCGGGCATCGACCTGACGGAGGAGGAGACCGCGTTCCTGCGGTCGGTCGCCCGTCCAGAGGAGTCCGGCTACGCGCACCTTCAAGGCACGCGTCCCGACACGCTCGCCGCCGCGCTCCTCGACTCCCCCAGCGGTCTGCTCGCCTGGATCGCCGAGAAGGTGGCCGCGTGGAGCGACGGCGACGGGCTGGAGCACTTCGACGTGGATGATGTGCTCATCAACGTCGCCCTGTACTGGGTCACCCGCTCCATCGGCACGAGCTTCCGCCCCTACCGCGAGTCGCCGGACGACGACGACCTGCACCCGCAGATCGAGGTTCCCGCCGCGATCGTCATCCAGCGCCATGAGGCCGCCTACCCGCGGTCGCTCGCCGAGAAGAGCTACACCGACATCCGCTCGTTCGAGCGCCTGGAGCGCGGTGGCCACTTCACCGCGTGGGAGGCACCCGAGGCTGTCGCGCGCACGGTGCGTGAACTGGAGATGAACATCCGGAATTCATAG
- a CDS encoding J-domain-containing protein, with the protein MARNRDDIRRAPRESDPLVEAARYRLRRDAEARGEPVEEANPGQPTMEQRAQIVETSIQQAIRRGDFDNLPGAGKPLPGLTGTHDPDWWIRRKIEREQLTGLGPPALLLRTEDAELDAKLDRLASESTVREHLESFNRRVIEARRQLQGGPPVITRTRDVEEEVARWRQRRDERIREADARRRAEQEAYAALSWRERRRLRRGR; encoded by the coding sequence ATGGCCCGCAACCGCGACGACATCCGTCGCGCGCCTCGGGAGTCCGACCCGCTCGTCGAGGCCGCGCGTTACCGCCTGCGACGAGACGCGGAGGCGCGCGGAGAGCCGGTGGAGGAAGCCAACCCCGGCCAGCCCACGATGGAACAGCGCGCGCAGATCGTGGAGACCTCCATCCAGCAGGCGATCCGCCGCGGCGACTTCGACAACCTGCCCGGCGCGGGCAAGCCGCTGCCCGGGCTCACCGGGACGCACGATCCGGACTGGTGGATCCGCCGCAAGATCGAGCGCGAGCAGCTGACCGGACTCGGGCCGCCGGCACTGCTGCTGCGCACCGAGGATGCGGAGCTCGACGCCAAACTCGACCGGCTCGCCTCGGAGAGCACCGTGCGGGAGCATCTCGAGAGCTTCAACCGGCGCGTGATCGAGGCTCGCAGGCAGCTGCAGGGCGGCCCGCCCGTGATCACGCGCACGCGCGATGTCGAGGAGGAGGTCGCCCGGTGGCGGCAGCGACGCGACGAGCGCATCCGCGAGGCCGATGCCAGGCGGCGGGCCGAGCAGGAGGCGTACGCGGCGCTCAGCTGGCGCGAGCGGCGACGGCTGCGGCGCGGGCGCTGA
- a CDS encoding DUF6114 domain-containing protein has translation MLLIVARAHANGPIAAGEETTAPSARARFRAWRRRRPFVGGLLTAIGGVEMFFSGQLDIGKIHVQLGIEGLQATIIPILLVLLGILVIAMPAHRIFYGVVALAVAVYSLVGVNLGGFFIGMLLSSIGGILTVAWMPKKAEGDAAGADGDNDARAAASAAESPAASPTASPAASSTEGTIA, from the coding sequence ATGCTTCTGATCGTGGCCCGCGCGCACGCGAACGGCCCGATCGCGGCCGGCGAGGAGACGACCGCGCCGAGCGCCCGCGCGCGCTTCCGCGCGTGGCGCCGCCGCCGCCCCTTCGTCGGCGGTCTGCTGACCGCGATCGGCGGCGTCGAGATGTTCTTCTCGGGGCAGCTCGACATCGGCAAGATCCACGTGCAGCTCGGCATCGAGGGACTGCAGGCGACGATCATCCCGATCCTGCTGGTGCTGCTGGGCATCCTAGTGATCGCGATGCCCGCGCACCGCATCTTCTACGGCGTCGTCGCGCTGGCGGTCGCCGTCTACTCACTGGTCGGCGTCAACCTCGGCGGGTTCTTCATCGGGATGCTGTTGAGCAGCATCGGCGGCATCCTGACCGTGGCGTGGATGCCGAAGAAGGCCGAGGGGGATGCGGCAGGCGCCGACGGGGATAATGACGCGCGTGCCGCCGCTTCGGCCGCTGAATCGCCGGCCGCATCGCCGACCGCTTCGCCCGCCGCATCATCCACCGAAGGCACGATCGCATGA
- a CDS encoding DUF6230 family protein, with the protein MKFRKLAGSHAGRIVLAAVPVALVSTVLMTGVAQGAVPVSFAVSGSQFQISATKLDGTGFSQYAGVAPDTAGKEHQVAIANIKSATLSDLCQAVVTDTPLGKVGMLITAGGGGNPASASDLQIGMTDLKGDSEFHNIRIGVDASTVNTTAKGSAGDFAQDADTVTITNLQQTAWSTQASVFTLSGMHVELTDGSKGCF; encoded by the coding sequence ATGAAGTTCCGAAAGCTCGCCGGGTCGCATGCCGGACGGATCGTGCTCGCCGCCGTCCCCGTCGCCCTCGTCTCCACCGTGCTGATGACCGGCGTCGCCCAGGGCGCCGTCCCCGTCTCGTTCGCCGTCTCCGGCAGCCAGTTCCAGATCAGCGCCACCAAGCTCGACGGCACCGGATTCTCGCAGTACGCCGGCGTCGCGCCCGACACCGCGGGCAAGGAGCACCAGGTCGCCATCGCGAACATCAAGTCCGCCACCCTCTCCGACCTCTGCCAGGCCGTCGTCACCGACACCCCGCTCGGCAAGGTCGGGATGCTGATCACCGCGGGCGGCGGCGGGAACCCGGCCTCGGCCTCCGACCTGCAGATCGGCATGACCGACCTCAAGGGCGACTCCGAGTTCCACAACATCCGCATCGGCGTCGACGCGTCCACCGTGAACACCACGGCCAAGGGCTCCGCAGGCGACTTCGCGCAGGATGCGGACACGGTCACGATCACGAACCTCCAGCAGACCGCGTGGAGCACCCAGGCCTCCGTCTTCACCCTCAGCGGCATGCACGTCGAGCTGACCGACGGCTCGAAGGGATGCTTCTGA